The proteins below come from a single Notamacropus eugenii isolate mMacEug1 chromosome 7, mMacEug1.pri_v2, whole genome shotgun sequence genomic window:
- the LOC140514452 gene encoding gamma-tubulin complex component 4-like isoform X1, protein MIHELLLALSGYPGAIFTWNKRSGLQVSQDFPFLHPSETSVLNRLCRLGTDYIRFTEFIERYTGHVQQQDHHLSQQGQGGLHGIYLRAFCTGLDSILQPYRQALLDLEQEFLADPHLSISHVNYSLDQFQLLFPSVMVVVEQIKSQKIHGCQILETVYKYSYGGLPPVRSALEKILAVCHGVMYKQLSAWMLHGLLLDQHEEFFIKQGPSSGLVSTQLEEEEEDLGIGGLTGKQLRELQDLRLIEEENMLAPSLKQFSLRVEILPSYIPVRVAEKILFVGESVQMFENQNVNLTRKGSILKNQEDTFAAELHRLKQQPLFSLVDFELVVDRIRSTVAEHLWKLMVEESDLLGQLKIIKDFYLLGRGELFQAFIDTAQHMLKTPPTAVTEHDVNVAFQQSAHKVLLDDDNLLPLLHLTIEYHGKEHKDVTQAREAPSRDTSPREAPASGWAALGLSYKVQWPLHILFTAAVLEKYNVVFKYLLSVRRVQAELQHCWALQMQRKHLKSNQSDAIKWRLRNHMAFLVDNLQYYLQVDVLESQFSQLLHQINSTRDFESIQLAHDHFLSNLLAQSFILLKPVFHCLNEILDLCHSFCSLVSQNLGPLDERGAAQLSILVKGFSRQSSLLFKILSSVRNHQINSDLAQLLLRLDYNKYYTQAGGTLGSFGV, encoded by the exons GTGTCACAGGACTTTCCGTTTCTCCATCCGAGTGAAACCAGCGTCCTGAATCGACTCTGCCGCCTTGGCACGGACTATATTCGCTTTACAGAGTTCATTGAACGATATACAGGCCATGTGCAGCAGCAG GATCACCATCTGTCCCAGCAAGGCCAGGGTGGATTACATGGAATTTATTTGCGGGCCTTCTGCACAGGTCTGGACTCCATCCTGCAGCCATATCGTCAAGCACTGCTTGACTTGGAGCAAGAG TTCCTTGCTGACCCTCACCTTTCCATATCACATGTCAATTACTCCTTGGACCAG ttccaacttctttttcccTCAGTGATGGTTGTTGTTGAACAGATTAAGAGTCAGAAG ATTCATGGGTGTCAGATCTTGGAAACAGTATACAAATACAGCTATGGGGGACTGCCTCCTGTACGCAGTGCGCTAGAAAA GATCTTGGCAGTGTGCCATGGGGTCATGTACAAGCAGCTTTCTGCCTGGATGCTACATGGCCTCCTCTTGGACCAACACGAAGAGTTCTTTATTAAACAGGGCCCATCTTCTGGCCTTGTCTCTACTcaactggaggaggaggaggaagacctgGGCATTGGAGGCCTGACAGGGAAGCAGTTACGAGAACTTCAGGACCTG CGCCTGATTGAGGAAGAGAACATGCTGGCCCCATCCCTGAAGCAGTTTTCCCTTCGGGTGGAAATACTTCCTTCCTATATTCCAGTGAGAGTCGCTGAAAAAATCCTGTTTGTAGGAGAGTCTGTACAGATGTTTGAGAATCAGAATGTGAATCTGACCAGAAAAG GATCTATTTTAAAGAATCAAGAAGACACCTTTGCTGCCGAACTGCATCGCCTCAAGCAGCAGCCTCTTTTCAGCCTTGTGGATTTTGAGCTGGTGGTGGACCGGATACGCAGCACTGTTGCTGAG CATCTATGGAAACTTATGGTGGAGGAGTCAGATTTATTAGGCCAACTAAAG atcattaAAGACTTTTACCTGCTGGGACGAGGAGAACTGTTCCAGGCCTTCATTGACACAGCCCAGCATATGTTAAAGACACCGCCCACTGCAGTAACTGAGCATG ATGTTAATGTGGCCTTCCAGCAGTCTGCCCACAAGGTGCTGTTAGATGATGACAACCTCCTCCCTCTGCTTCACCTGACAATTGAGTACCATGGAAAGGAACATAAGG atGTTACTCAAGCACGAGAAGCACCTTCTCGGGACACCTCTCCCCGAGAAGCCCCTGCGTCAGGCTGGGCAGCCCTAGGTCTTTCCTACAAAGTGCAGTGGCCTCTGCACATTCTCTTCACTGCTGCTGTCCTGGAGAA GTACAAtgttgtcttcaagtacttgcTCAGCGTACGACGAGTGCAGGCAGAACTGCAGCACTGCTGGGCTCTCCAAATGCAGCGCAAGCATCTCAAGTCTAACCAGAGCGATGCCATTAAATGGCGCCTACGGAACCACATGGCCTTCTTGGTGGATAATCTTCAGTATTATCTCCAG GTAGATGTGCTGGAGTCTCAATTCTCCCAGCTCCTCCATCAGATTAACTCCACAAGGGATTTTGAGAGCATCCAGTTGGCTCATGACCACTTCCTGAGCAACTTGCTGGCTCAGTCATTCATCTTGCTGAAACCT gtgTTCCACTGCCTGAATGAAATCCTAGATCTCTGTCACAGTTTCTGCTCACTGGTCAGCCAGAATCTGGGCCCTCTAGATGAGCGTGGGGCTGCCCAGCTGAGTATTCTAGTGAAG GGTTTTAGCCGTCAGTCTTCACTCctctttaagatcctttccagcgtCCGGAATCatcaaataaactcagatttggCTCAACTACTGCTACGACTGGATTACAACAAGTATTACACCCAGGCTGGTGGGACTCTGGGCAG
- the LOC140514452 gene encoding gamma-tubulin complex component 4-like isoform X2 produces MIHELLLALSGYPGAIFTWNKRSGLQDFPFLHPSETSVLNRLCRLGTDYIRFTEFIERYTGHVQQQDHHLSQQGQGGLHGIYLRAFCTGLDSILQPYRQALLDLEQEFLADPHLSISHVNYSLDQFQLLFPSVMVVVEQIKSQKIHGCQILETVYKYSYGGLPPVRSALEKILAVCHGVMYKQLSAWMLHGLLLDQHEEFFIKQGPSSGLVSTQLEEEEEDLGIGGLTGKQLRELQDLRLIEEENMLAPSLKQFSLRVEILPSYIPVRVAEKILFVGESVQMFENQNVNLTRKGSILKNQEDTFAAELHRLKQQPLFSLVDFELVVDRIRSTVAEHLWKLMVEESDLLGQLKIIKDFYLLGRGELFQAFIDTAQHMLKTPPTAVTEHDVNVAFQQSAHKVLLDDDNLLPLLHLTIEYHGKEHKDVTQAREAPSRDTSPREAPASGWAALGLSYKVQWPLHILFTAAVLEKYNVVFKYLLSVRRVQAELQHCWALQMQRKHLKSNQSDAIKWRLRNHMAFLVDNLQYYLQVDVLESQFSQLLHQINSTRDFESIQLAHDHFLSNLLAQSFILLKPVFHCLNEILDLCHSFCSLVSQNLGPLDERGAAQLSILVKGFSRQSSLLFKILSSVRNHQINSDLAQLLLRLDYNKYYTQAGGTLGSFGV; encoded by the exons GACTTTCCGTTTCTCCATCCGAGTGAAACCAGCGTCCTGAATCGACTCTGCCGCCTTGGCACGGACTATATTCGCTTTACAGAGTTCATTGAACGATATACAGGCCATGTGCAGCAGCAG GATCACCATCTGTCCCAGCAAGGCCAGGGTGGATTACATGGAATTTATTTGCGGGCCTTCTGCACAGGTCTGGACTCCATCCTGCAGCCATATCGTCAAGCACTGCTTGACTTGGAGCAAGAG TTCCTTGCTGACCCTCACCTTTCCATATCACATGTCAATTACTCCTTGGACCAG ttccaacttctttttcccTCAGTGATGGTTGTTGTTGAACAGATTAAGAGTCAGAAG ATTCATGGGTGTCAGATCTTGGAAACAGTATACAAATACAGCTATGGGGGACTGCCTCCTGTACGCAGTGCGCTAGAAAA GATCTTGGCAGTGTGCCATGGGGTCATGTACAAGCAGCTTTCTGCCTGGATGCTACATGGCCTCCTCTTGGACCAACACGAAGAGTTCTTTATTAAACAGGGCCCATCTTCTGGCCTTGTCTCTACTcaactggaggaggaggaggaagacctgGGCATTGGAGGCCTGACAGGGAAGCAGTTACGAGAACTTCAGGACCTG CGCCTGATTGAGGAAGAGAACATGCTGGCCCCATCCCTGAAGCAGTTTTCCCTTCGGGTGGAAATACTTCCTTCCTATATTCCAGTGAGAGTCGCTGAAAAAATCCTGTTTGTAGGAGAGTCTGTACAGATGTTTGAGAATCAGAATGTGAATCTGACCAGAAAAG GATCTATTTTAAAGAATCAAGAAGACACCTTTGCTGCCGAACTGCATCGCCTCAAGCAGCAGCCTCTTTTCAGCCTTGTGGATTTTGAGCTGGTGGTGGACCGGATACGCAGCACTGTTGCTGAG CATCTATGGAAACTTATGGTGGAGGAGTCAGATTTATTAGGCCAACTAAAG atcattaAAGACTTTTACCTGCTGGGACGAGGAGAACTGTTCCAGGCCTTCATTGACACAGCCCAGCATATGTTAAAGACACCGCCCACTGCAGTAACTGAGCATG ATGTTAATGTGGCCTTCCAGCAGTCTGCCCACAAGGTGCTGTTAGATGATGACAACCTCCTCCCTCTGCTTCACCTGACAATTGAGTACCATGGAAAGGAACATAAGG atGTTACTCAAGCACGAGAAGCACCTTCTCGGGACACCTCTCCCCGAGAAGCCCCTGCGTCAGGCTGGGCAGCCCTAGGTCTTTCCTACAAAGTGCAGTGGCCTCTGCACATTCTCTTCACTGCTGCTGTCCTGGAGAA GTACAAtgttgtcttcaagtacttgcTCAGCGTACGACGAGTGCAGGCAGAACTGCAGCACTGCTGGGCTCTCCAAATGCAGCGCAAGCATCTCAAGTCTAACCAGAGCGATGCCATTAAATGGCGCCTACGGAACCACATGGCCTTCTTGGTGGATAATCTTCAGTATTATCTCCAG GTAGATGTGCTGGAGTCTCAATTCTCCCAGCTCCTCCATCAGATTAACTCCACAAGGGATTTTGAGAGCATCCAGTTGGCTCATGACCACTTCCTGAGCAACTTGCTGGCTCAGTCATTCATCTTGCTGAAACCT gtgTTCCACTGCCTGAATGAAATCCTAGATCTCTGTCACAGTTTCTGCTCACTGGTCAGCCAGAATCTGGGCCCTCTAGATGAGCGTGGGGCTGCCCAGCTGAGTATTCTAGTGAAG GGTTTTAGCCGTCAGTCTTCACTCctctttaagatcctttccagcgtCCGGAATCatcaaataaactcagatttggCTCAACTACTGCTACGACTGGATTACAACAAGTATTACACCCAGGCTGGTGGGACTCTGGGCAG
- the LOC140514452 gene encoding gamma-tubulin complex component 4-like isoform X3: protein MIHELLLALSGYPGAIFTWNKRSGLQVSQDFPFLHPSETSVLNRLCRLGTDYIRFTEFIERYTGHVQQQDHHLSQQGQGGLHGIYLRAFCTGLDSILQPYRQALLDLEQEFQLLFPSVMVVVEQIKSQKIHGCQILETVYKYSYGGLPPVRSALEKILAVCHGVMYKQLSAWMLHGLLLDQHEEFFIKQGPSSGLVSTQLEEEEEDLGIGGLTGKQLRELQDLRLIEEENMLAPSLKQFSLRVEILPSYIPVRVAEKILFVGESVQMFENQNVNLTRKGSILKNQEDTFAAELHRLKQQPLFSLVDFELVVDRIRSTVAEHLWKLMVEESDLLGQLKIIKDFYLLGRGELFQAFIDTAQHMLKTPPTAVTEHDVNVAFQQSAHKVLLDDDNLLPLLHLTIEYHGKEHKDVTQAREAPSRDTSPREAPASGWAALGLSYKVQWPLHILFTAAVLEKYNVVFKYLLSVRRVQAELQHCWALQMQRKHLKSNQSDAIKWRLRNHMAFLVDNLQYYLQVDVLESQFSQLLHQINSTRDFESIQLAHDHFLSNLLAQSFILLKPVFHCLNEILDLCHSFCSLVSQNLGPLDERGAAQLSILVKGFSRQSSLLFKILSSVRNHQINSDLAQLLLRLDYNKYYTQAGGTLGSFGV, encoded by the exons GTGTCACAGGACTTTCCGTTTCTCCATCCGAGTGAAACCAGCGTCCTGAATCGACTCTGCCGCCTTGGCACGGACTATATTCGCTTTACAGAGTTCATTGAACGATATACAGGCCATGTGCAGCAGCAG GATCACCATCTGTCCCAGCAAGGCCAGGGTGGATTACATGGAATTTATTTGCGGGCCTTCTGCACAGGTCTGGACTCCATCCTGCAGCCATATCGTCAAGCACTGCTTGACTTGGAGCAAGAG ttccaacttctttttcccTCAGTGATGGTTGTTGTTGAACAGATTAAGAGTCAGAAG ATTCATGGGTGTCAGATCTTGGAAACAGTATACAAATACAGCTATGGGGGACTGCCTCCTGTACGCAGTGCGCTAGAAAA GATCTTGGCAGTGTGCCATGGGGTCATGTACAAGCAGCTTTCTGCCTGGATGCTACATGGCCTCCTCTTGGACCAACACGAAGAGTTCTTTATTAAACAGGGCCCATCTTCTGGCCTTGTCTCTACTcaactggaggaggaggaggaagacctgGGCATTGGAGGCCTGACAGGGAAGCAGTTACGAGAACTTCAGGACCTG CGCCTGATTGAGGAAGAGAACATGCTGGCCCCATCCCTGAAGCAGTTTTCCCTTCGGGTGGAAATACTTCCTTCCTATATTCCAGTGAGAGTCGCTGAAAAAATCCTGTTTGTAGGAGAGTCTGTACAGATGTTTGAGAATCAGAATGTGAATCTGACCAGAAAAG GATCTATTTTAAAGAATCAAGAAGACACCTTTGCTGCCGAACTGCATCGCCTCAAGCAGCAGCCTCTTTTCAGCCTTGTGGATTTTGAGCTGGTGGTGGACCGGATACGCAGCACTGTTGCTGAG CATCTATGGAAACTTATGGTGGAGGAGTCAGATTTATTAGGCCAACTAAAG atcattaAAGACTTTTACCTGCTGGGACGAGGAGAACTGTTCCAGGCCTTCATTGACACAGCCCAGCATATGTTAAAGACACCGCCCACTGCAGTAACTGAGCATG ATGTTAATGTGGCCTTCCAGCAGTCTGCCCACAAGGTGCTGTTAGATGATGACAACCTCCTCCCTCTGCTTCACCTGACAATTGAGTACCATGGAAAGGAACATAAGG atGTTACTCAAGCACGAGAAGCACCTTCTCGGGACACCTCTCCCCGAGAAGCCCCTGCGTCAGGCTGGGCAGCCCTAGGTCTTTCCTACAAAGTGCAGTGGCCTCTGCACATTCTCTTCACTGCTGCTGTCCTGGAGAA GTACAAtgttgtcttcaagtacttgcTCAGCGTACGACGAGTGCAGGCAGAACTGCAGCACTGCTGGGCTCTCCAAATGCAGCGCAAGCATCTCAAGTCTAACCAGAGCGATGCCATTAAATGGCGCCTACGGAACCACATGGCCTTCTTGGTGGATAATCTTCAGTATTATCTCCAG GTAGATGTGCTGGAGTCTCAATTCTCCCAGCTCCTCCATCAGATTAACTCCACAAGGGATTTTGAGAGCATCCAGTTGGCTCATGACCACTTCCTGAGCAACTTGCTGGCTCAGTCATTCATCTTGCTGAAACCT gtgTTCCACTGCCTGAATGAAATCCTAGATCTCTGTCACAGTTTCTGCTCACTGGTCAGCCAGAATCTGGGCCCTCTAGATGAGCGTGGGGCTGCCCAGCTGAGTATTCTAGTGAAG GGTTTTAGCCGTCAGTCTTCACTCctctttaagatcctttccagcgtCCGGAATCatcaaataaactcagatttggCTCAACTACTGCTACGACTGGATTACAACAAGTATTACACCCAGGCTGGTGGGACTCTGGGCAG
- the LOC140514452 gene encoding gamma-tubulin complex component 4-like isoform X4, whose translation MIHELLLALSGYPGAIFTWNKRSGLQVSQDFPFLHPSETSVLNRLCRLGTDYIRFTEFIERYTGHVQQQDHHLSQQGQGGLHGIYLRAFCTGLDSILQPYRQALLDLEQEFLADPHLSISHVNYSLDQFQLLFPSVMVVVEQIKSQKIHGCQILETVYKYSYGGLPPVRSALEKILAVCHGVMYKQLSAWMLHGLLLDQHEEFFIKQGPSSGLVSTQLEEEEEDLGIGGLTGKQLRELQDLRLIEEENMLAPSLKQFSLRVEILPSYIPVRVAEKILFVGESVQMFENQNVNLTRKGSILKNQEDTFAAELHRLKQQPLFSLVDFELVVDRIRSTVAEHLWKLMVEESDLLGQLKIIKDFYLLGRGELFQAFIDTAQHMLKTPPTAVTEHDVNVAFQQSAHKVLLDDDNLLPLLHLTIEYHGKEHKDVTQAREAPSRDTSPREAPASGWAALGLSYKVQWPLHILFTAAVLEKYNVVFKYLLSVRRVQAELQHCWALQMQRKHLKSNQSDAIKWRLRNHMAFLVDNLQYYLQVDVLESQFSQLLHQINSTRDFESIQLAHDHFLSNLLAQSFILLKPGFSRQSSLLFKILSSVRNHQINSDLAQLLLRLDYNKYYTQAGGTLGSFGV comes from the exons GTGTCACAGGACTTTCCGTTTCTCCATCCGAGTGAAACCAGCGTCCTGAATCGACTCTGCCGCCTTGGCACGGACTATATTCGCTTTACAGAGTTCATTGAACGATATACAGGCCATGTGCAGCAGCAG GATCACCATCTGTCCCAGCAAGGCCAGGGTGGATTACATGGAATTTATTTGCGGGCCTTCTGCACAGGTCTGGACTCCATCCTGCAGCCATATCGTCAAGCACTGCTTGACTTGGAGCAAGAG TTCCTTGCTGACCCTCACCTTTCCATATCACATGTCAATTACTCCTTGGACCAG ttccaacttctttttcccTCAGTGATGGTTGTTGTTGAACAGATTAAGAGTCAGAAG ATTCATGGGTGTCAGATCTTGGAAACAGTATACAAATACAGCTATGGGGGACTGCCTCCTGTACGCAGTGCGCTAGAAAA GATCTTGGCAGTGTGCCATGGGGTCATGTACAAGCAGCTTTCTGCCTGGATGCTACATGGCCTCCTCTTGGACCAACACGAAGAGTTCTTTATTAAACAGGGCCCATCTTCTGGCCTTGTCTCTACTcaactggaggaggaggaggaagacctgGGCATTGGAGGCCTGACAGGGAAGCAGTTACGAGAACTTCAGGACCTG CGCCTGATTGAGGAAGAGAACATGCTGGCCCCATCCCTGAAGCAGTTTTCCCTTCGGGTGGAAATACTTCCTTCCTATATTCCAGTGAGAGTCGCTGAAAAAATCCTGTTTGTAGGAGAGTCTGTACAGATGTTTGAGAATCAGAATGTGAATCTGACCAGAAAAG GATCTATTTTAAAGAATCAAGAAGACACCTTTGCTGCCGAACTGCATCGCCTCAAGCAGCAGCCTCTTTTCAGCCTTGTGGATTTTGAGCTGGTGGTGGACCGGATACGCAGCACTGTTGCTGAG CATCTATGGAAACTTATGGTGGAGGAGTCAGATTTATTAGGCCAACTAAAG atcattaAAGACTTTTACCTGCTGGGACGAGGAGAACTGTTCCAGGCCTTCATTGACACAGCCCAGCATATGTTAAAGACACCGCCCACTGCAGTAACTGAGCATG ATGTTAATGTGGCCTTCCAGCAGTCTGCCCACAAGGTGCTGTTAGATGATGACAACCTCCTCCCTCTGCTTCACCTGACAATTGAGTACCATGGAAAGGAACATAAGG atGTTACTCAAGCACGAGAAGCACCTTCTCGGGACACCTCTCCCCGAGAAGCCCCTGCGTCAGGCTGGGCAGCCCTAGGTCTTTCCTACAAAGTGCAGTGGCCTCTGCACATTCTCTTCACTGCTGCTGTCCTGGAGAA GTACAAtgttgtcttcaagtacttgcTCAGCGTACGACGAGTGCAGGCAGAACTGCAGCACTGCTGGGCTCTCCAAATGCAGCGCAAGCATCTCAAGTCTAACCAGAGCGATGCCATTAAATGGCGCCTACGGAACCACATGGCCTTCTTGGTGGATAATCTTCAGTATTATCTCCAG GTAGATGTGCTGGAGTCTCAATTCTCCCAGCTCCTCCATCAGATTAACTCCACAAGGGATTTTGAGAGCATCCAGTTGGCTCATGACCACTTCCTGAGCAACTTGCTGGCTCAGTCATTCATCTTGCTGAAACCT GGTTTTAGCCGTCAGTCTTCACTCctctttaagatcctttccagcgtCCGGAATCatcaaataaactcagatttggCTCAACTACTGCTACGACTGGATTACAACAAGTATTACACCCAGGCTGGTGGGACTCTGGGCAG
- the LOC140514452 gene encoding gamma-tubulin complex component 4-like isoform X5 — MIHELLLALSGYPGAIFTWNKRSGLQVSQDFPFLHPSETSVLNRLCRLGTDYIRFTEFIERYTGHVQQQDHHLSQQGQGGLHGIYLRAFCTGLDSILQPYRQALLDLEQEFLADPHLSISHVNYSLDQFQLLFPSVMVVVEQIKSQKIHGCQILETVYKYSYGGLPPVRSALEKILAVCHGVMYKQLSAWMLHGLLLDQHEEFFIKQGPSSGLVSTQLEEEEEDLGIGGLTGKQLRELQDLHLWKLMVEESDLLGQLKIIKDFYLLGRGELFQAFIDTAQHMLKTPPTAVTEHDVNVAFQQSAHKVLLDDDNLLPLLHLTIEYHGKEHKDVTQAREAPSRDTSPREAPASGWAALGLSYKVQWPLHILFTAAVLEKYNVVFKYLLSVRRVQAELQHCWALQMQRKHLKSNQSDAIKWRLRNHMAFLVDNLQYYLQVDVLESQFSQLLHQINSTRDFESIQLAHDHFLSNLLAQSFILLKPVFHCLNEILDLCHSFCSLVSQNLGPLDERGAAQLSILVKGFSRQSSLLFKILSSVRNHQINSDLAQLLLRLDYNKYYTQAGGTLGSFGV, encoded by the exons GTGTCACAGGACTTTCCGTTTCTCCATCCGAGTGAAACCAGCGTCCTGAATCGACTCTGCCGCCTTGGCACGGACTATATTCGCTTTACAGAGTTCATTGAACGATATACAGGCCATGTGCAGCAGCAG GATCACCATCTGTCCCAGCAAGGCCAGGGTGGATTACATGGAATTTATTTGCGGGCCTTCTGCACAGGTCTGGACTCCATCCTGCAGCCATATCGTCAAGCACTGCTTGACTTGGAGCAAGAG TTCCTTGCTGACCCTCACCTTTCCATATCACATGTCAATTACTCCTTGGACCAG ttccaacttctttttcccTCAGTGATGGTTGTTGTTGAACAGATTAAGAGTCAGAAG ATTCATGGGTGTCAGATCTTGGAAACAGTATACAAATACAGCTATGGGGGACTGCCTCCTGTACGCAGTGCGCTAGAAAA GATCTTGGCAGTGTGCCATGGGGTCATGTACAAGCAGCTTTCTGCCTGGATGCTACATGGCCTCCTCTTGGACCAACACGAAGAGTTCTTTATTAAACAGGGCCCATCTTCTGGCCTTGTCTCTACTcaactggaggaggaggaggaagacctgGGCATTGGAGGCCTGACAGGGAAGCAGTTACGAGAACTTCAGGACCTG CATCTATGGAAACTTATGGTGGAGGAGTCAGATTTATTAGGCCAACTAAAG atcattaAAGACTTTTACCTGCTGGGACGAGGAGAACTGTTCCAGGCCTTCATTGACACAGCCCAGCATATGTTAAAGACACCGCCCACTGCAGTAACTGAGCATG ATGTTAATGTGGCCTTCCAGCAGTCTGCCCACAAGGTGCTGTTAGATGATGACAACCTCCTCCCTCTGCTTCACCTGACAATTGAGTACCATGGAAAGGAACATAAGG atGTTACTCAAGCACGAGAAGCACCTTCTCGGGACACCTCTCCCCGAGAAGCCCCTGCGTCAGGCTGGGCAGCCCTAGGTCTTTCCTACAAAGTGCAGTGGCCTCTGCACATTCTCTTCACTGCTGCTGTCCTGGAGAA GTACAAtgttgtcttcaagtacttgcTCAGCGTACGACGAGTGCAGGCAGAACTGCAGCACTGCTGGGCTCTCCAAATGCAGCGCAAGCATCTCAAGTCTAACCAGAGCGATGCCATTAAATGGCGCCTACGGAACCACATGGCCTTCTTGGTGGATAATCTTCAGTATTATCTCCAG GTAGATGTGCTGGAGTCTCAATTCTCCCAGCTCCTCCATCAGATTAACTCCACAAGGGATTTTGAGAGCATCCAGTTGGCTCATGACCACTTCCTGAGCAACTTGCTGGCTCAGTCATTCATCTTGCTGAAACCT gtgTTCCACTGCCTGAATGAAATCCTAGATCTCTGTCACAGTTTCTGCTCACTGGTCAGCCAGAATCTGGGCCCTCTAGATGAGCGTGGGGCTGCCCAGCTGAGTATTCTAGTGAAG GGTTTTAGCCGTCAGTCTTCACTCctctttaagatcctttccagcgtCCGGAATCatcaaataaactcagatttggCTCAACTACTGCTACGACTGGATTACAACAAGTATTACACCCAGGCTGGTGGGACTCTGGGCAG